In Caulobacter segnis ATCC 21756, the sequence CGCGGCGACGAAGGCGTCCTGGAAATCGAGCAGCTCAGGCATCCGCCATCTCCAGGGCGGAGAGCTCGGCGGCGGCGCGGTCGCGCTCGGCCATCAGCGTCGCGAAGGCGGGAATGTCGTCATCCCGCTCGATCAGCGTCGGGCGCGGGCCGACGCGGCGGATCAGGCGGCGGTAGAGGGTCCACACGGGCTCGGCCACCGGCGCGCCGTGGGTGTCAATCAGTAGCCCGGAACCGCCGGCGTCGGGGCCGTGACCCGCCAGGTGGATCTCGCCGATCGCCTCGGCGGGAAGAGCGTCCAGATAGGACTCGGCGCTGTAGCCGAGGTTGCTGGCGCTGACGAAGACGTTGTTGACGTCGACCAGCAGGCCGCAGCCGGTGCGTTGGACCAACGCCTTCAGGAAGTCGACCTCGTCCAGGTCGTTGCCCGTGAGTGGCAGGTACAGCGACGGGTTCTCGATCAGCACGCGGCGACCCAGCGCCGTCTGCATCTGGTCGATATTGTCGGCGATGCGGGTCAGCGCCGCCCGGGTGCGCGGGAAGGGCAGCAGGTCGGGTTGGTGCGCGCCGCGATGGGTCGACCAGGCCAGGTGCTCGGACACGACGAACGGCTCGAACCGATCGACCAGGCGCTTCAACGCGGCCAGGTGTTCGGCGTCCGGATCGGCGTCGGCGGCCAGCGAGAGGCCCACGCCGTGCAGCGACAGCGGCCGGCGCTGGCGGATCGCCTCCAGCGCCGACAGC encodes:
- the bufB gene encoding MNIO family bufferin maturase, whose translation is MPPTAGLGLKPEHYADALAAEAKGLWFEVHPENYMSAGGPRLSALEAIRQRRPLSLHGVGLSLAADADPDAEHLAALKRLVDRFEPFVVSEHLAWSTHRGAHQPDLLPFPRTRAALTRIADNIDQMQTALGRRVLIENPSLYLPLTGNDLDEVDFLKALVQRTGCGLLVDVNNVFVSASNLGYSAESYLDALPAEAIGEIHLAGHGPDAGGSGLLIDTHGAPVAEPVWTLYRRLIRRVGPRPTLIERDDDIPAFATLMAERDRAAAELSALEMADA